Genomic DNA from Desulfurivibrio alkaliphilus AHT 2:
TGCCGCGGGGGTCGATCTCCAGCACCTTGACCATTACCTCGTCGCCCTCGTTGAGCACGTCGGTGACCTTGTTGACCCGGTGGTGCTCCAGCTCGGAGATATGCACCAGGCCGTCGGTGCCCGGCAAAATCTGGACAAAGGCGCCGAAGTCCATAACCTTCTGGACCACCCCTTTGTAGACCTTGCCCACCTCGGCTTCGGCGGTGATGCTCAGCACCTCTTCCTTGACCTTCTCGGCGATTTCACCGGTAGGGGCGAAGATCTTGACCTTGCCGTCGTCGGAGACATCCATCTTGATGCCGTACTCGGTGGTGATGGCCTTGATCACCTTGCCGCCGGGGCCGATGAGGTCGCGGATCTTGTCCGGGTTGATGGTAATGCTGAACATCTTGGGGGCATGGGCCGGCACATCGCTGCGCGGGGCGGCGATGGCTTCCTTCATTTTGCCCAAAATATGCAACCGCCCTTCCCGGGCCTGGTTGAGGGCGGCACTCATGATCTCCCGGGAGACCCCTTCCAGCTTGATGTCCATCTGCAGGGCGGTGATGCCGTCTTCGGTGCCGGCCACCTTGAAGTCCATGTCGCCCAGGTGATCTTCATCACCCAGGATGTCGGAGAGGATGGCGATATCGTCGCCTTCCTTGATCAGGCCCATGGCAATGCCGCTCACCGGCTTTTTCATCGGCACCCCGGCGTCCATCAGCGACAGGGAAGCGCCGCAAACGGTGGCCATGGAGGAAGAACCGTTGGATTCCAGCACCTCGGAAACCACCCGGATGGTGTAGGGGAAGCTCTCGGCATCGGGCAGCACCGCCTGCACCGCCCGTTCGGCCAGGGCGCCGTGGCCGATATCCCGCCGGCTGGGGCCGCGCAGGAAGCGTACCTCGCCGACACAGTAGGGCGGGAAGTTGTAATGCAGCATGAAAGGCTTGAACGACATGCCGCTGAGCGATTCAATGCGCTGCTCGTCTTCGCCGCTGCCCAGGGTGGCACTCACCAGTACCTGGGTCTCGCCGCGGGTGAACAGGGACGAACCGTGGACTCGGGGCAGTACTCCCACCTCGTTGGTGATGTTGCGCACCTCATCCAGGCGCCGGTTGTCGATGCGGATCCGCTCCTTGGTGATCCGCTCGCGGATCATCTTTTTCTTCAGTTCCTTGAGCAGTCCCTTGGCCTCCTGCAGCTTGACCGGCAACTGCTCGCCGGCGGCCTCGGCCAGCTCGCCTTCAAGGGCTGCCAGCACCTTCTCTTCCAGCATAGCCGAAGCCTCGCCCCGCTGCTGCTTGTCCACGGTGGTGATTACCTGGGCCATCTCGGTGGCGGCCAGCTCCTGCACCCGCTGGCGCAGGGCCTCATCCACCTGGCGCGGTTTGACCTCCAGCTTGGGCTTGCCCGCCGCCGCCTGCAGCTCTTTCTGCATGGCCAGCAGCGGCTGGAGGGATTCGTGGGCAAAGAAGATGCCGTTTTTGACCTCTTCTTCCGACAGGCTGTCGGCCCCGCCTTCCACCATTACCACCGCCTTTTCACTGCCGGCGACGATCAGGTCCAGGCGGGAGTTTTTGCGCTGCTCCTGGCTGGGGTTGAGCACATACTGGCCGTCGATCATCCCCACCCGCACCCCGGCGATGGGGCCCAAAAACGGCACCTGGGAAACGCTCAGGGCGGCGGAGGCCCCCAGCATGGCCATCAGGTCGGGATCGTTCTCCTGGTCGGCGGACAAAACGGTGGCGATGATCTGGGTTTCATGCTGGTAGCCCTGGGCAAAGAGCGGCCGCAGGGGCCGGTCGATGATCCGGCAGGCCAACGTCTCGTTTTCGGTGGGGCGCCCGATCTCGCGCCGGAAGAAGCTGCCGGGAATCCGGCCCACGGCATAAAAACGCTCCTGATATTCGATGGTCAACGGCAAAAAGTCGATGTTTTCCTTGGGCTCGCGGGCGGCGGTGGCGGTTACCAGCACCACGCTCTGACCGTAGGTTACCAGCACCGAGCCGCCGGCCTGCTTGGCCAGACGTCCGGTTTCGATGGTGAGTTTTCTGCCGGCCAATTCAATACTTACTTTCTTTTCCATGATTTTCCTTATCCTTCCTTTTCCTTAACTGCTGATTACTCCTTGCATCCATCTACAGGCAACAATCCCTTGACCGCCGCCCAGCACAAAAACAGTAATCGTTCAGCCGCACCGCACCTTCGGGCGATCAGCCAGGCTTGAGTACCGATGTACGCTACGCCTGGCTGCTTACCCGAATCTGCGGCACTGCTGAACGATTACGGCCCGTTACACCGGGAAGTTAGTACCCCTGGTGAACGGTTACCAAAAACATGGGGGGCCAGATCCTTTACAGACCTGACCCCCCGTTTGCGGCACCCGGCAGCAGTTACTTGCGGATGCCCAGACGTTGAATCAAGTTGCGGTATCGTTCAACGTCCTTGCTTTTCACATAATCCAGCAACCGCCGGCGCTGGCCGACCAGCTTCAGCAGCCCCCGGCGAGAGTGGTGGTCTTTCTTGTTAATCTTGAAATGCTCGGTCAAGTAGCTGATCCGGGCGCTCAACAGAGCCACCTGCACCTCGGGGGAACCGGTGTCGTTGTCGTGGGTGCCGTAGTCGGCGATGATGGCCTGCTTGTCTTCCGTTTTCAGAGTCACGATGAAGCTCCTTAAATATAATTGAAACATTCAGGAAGCGGCCAGCCGCGCCAGCCACCCCTACTAAATCTTCAGCCGCAGTAAATACTCAAATCGGGCCAGACCGTCAAGGTTTTAGTAACCGGCCCTCGACTTCCGGCACCGGCAGGGCGCCGGCCGCCACGGCGGCGGCGGCCTGGGGTTCCAGCAGGCGTTCGCCGGCCAGGGCCTGCTCCACCCGGAAGTCGCCGCTGGCCAGGCGGCGCAGGGCCGCCAGATGGGCACCGCAGCCCAAGGCTTGCCCCAAATCGTGGGCCAGGCTGCGAATATAGGTGCCCTTGCTGCAGCAGACCCGCAGCACCACCCGGTGTTGCCGGTGGTCCCGGCTTACCACTTCCAGCCGGTGGATCAGCACCCGGCGGGGCGGCTTGCTGATCATCTCGCCCCGGCGCGCGTAGCTGTACAGCGGTTTACCCTGGTGTTTGGCGGCGGAAAAGGCCGGCGGGCTTTGCCAGAGCTCGCCCCGGAAGTTATCCAGGGCCGCTTCCAGGGCGTCGAAATGGGCTGCCGTCACCGGACGACGGTCCAGGATCTCACCTTCGGGATCATGGGTGGCGGTGGTCACACCCAGTTGCACCGTGGCTTCATATTCCTTATCGCCCACCATCAGGCGATCCACCAGGCGGGTGGCCGGGCGGCCGATGCAGACCAGCAGCAGGCCGGAGGCGAAGGGGTCCAGGGTGCCGGCATGGCCCACCTTTTTAATGCCGGTGGCCCGCCGCACCAGTTGCACCATGCGAAAAGAGGATGGCCCCGCCGGCTTGTCCACCGGCAGCACCCCCGGGTCTAACATTTTTCCACCAGGGGCTCCAGGGCCCGTAGCAGTTCGCCGGAGAGTTGCTCGATGGTGGTATTGAAACGCTTGAAGCCGGCGGCGTTGCGGTGGCCGCCGCCGCCGAACATGGCCGCCACTTTGGCCACATCATAGGTTGCCCCTTTGGAGCGCAGACTCACCGAAACCATGCCGGCTTCGGCCTCTTTCAGAAAGGCCGCCACTTTGACGCTGGTCAGGGCCCGGGGGTAGTTGATGAAGCCTTCGGTATCCTGCGGTGCGGCCCCGGTTTCGCCAAAAAAACGCTGAGGGGCGCTGATCATGGCGATCCGGCCGTTGCAGTGCAGGCTCAAGCCTTCCAACACCCGTTGGAACAGGCGCAGCCGGGCCAGGCTGTAGTTATCGAACAGCTTGCCGGCCACCTCCGCCGGTTTTACCCCTTTCAGCACCAGTTCCCTGGCGACCCGGAAGGTTTCGGCGGTGGTGGAGGAGTACTTGAAGGAACCGGTATCGGAAACAATGGCGGTGTAGAGGCAATAGGCCGCCTCGCTTGAAATATCCGCCTCCAGCGCCACCGCCAGGTCATAAACCATCTCGCCGGTGGAAGCCCGGTGGGGATCGACCCAGCGCTGATCGCCGAACTCCTGGTGACCGGCGTGATGATCCAGCACCAGAAAGGGCTTGATGGCCAGCAGGGCGGTCATGTTGTCGCCCAGGCGGTGGGCATCGCCGCAGTCCAGGGCAACGGCGCAATCAAAGGAGTCCAGGTCGGGCAACTCGGTGGTAATCTCGTTGGCGCCGGGCAAAAAGTCGTAGAGGTGGGAAACCTCAGCCTCGCCGAACAGAGAAACCTCTTTGCCCAGCCCCCGCAGGACCATCCCCAGGGCCAGTTGCGAGCCCAGGGCATCGCCGTCGGGATGAATATGGGTCAGCACCAGCACCCGCCGGGCTTGCTTCAGGGCCGCAGCTATCTCCATTACCGGCAAGGTATTCATTCGTAAGCGATCACAGGGCACCGCATCTTGCGGCGATCGAGCCGGCTCACGTACTGAGGTACGCTTCGCCGTCTCGCTTGCCGCAACCTGCGGCACCCTGTGACCGCTTACCCCGGGAGCCCCGCGATCATTTGCGCTCATTCTTCTTCTCCGGCCTTGATTTCCTGGAAAATTCTTTCCAGTTTCTCCTGTTCAGCCAAGGAACGGTCGTGTTCAAAGATCAGGGCCGGGACCACCCGCAGGGCAAGATTTTTGGCCAGGCTGCTGCGAATGAAGCCTTTGGCGCTGGCCAGCCCCTTGGCCGCCTCGGCGGCGGCGGCCTCGTCGAAAACGCTGTAATAGAGGCGGGCCTGGCTGAGATCCGGGGTTACCGTGGCGCGCAGGATGGTTACTTTGGCCACCCGGGGATCCTGGACCTTGGCCACCAGCAGGGCCGCCACTTCCTGGCGGATCTCGTCGGCGATCCGGTCCGGCCGGCGCTTGCCGGTGCGGGCCGGCAAACCCGGCAGCGGGGGTAAACTGGTTTTGCGACGGGCGGCACTCATGCTTTACAACTCCGGCTGGATTTCCTTCATCACGAAGAACTCCAAGACGTCCCCTTCCTTGATATCGTTGTAGTTACGCAGGGAAATACCACACTCGTAACCGCTGGCCACTTCCTTGGCGTCGTCCTTGAACCGCTTCAGCGAGCTGAGCTGGCCGGTGTGCACCACCACCCCGTCGCGCAGCAGCCGTACCTGGGCGTTGCGCTCGGCCTTGCCGTCGGTGACATAGCAACCGGCGATGGTTCCCACCTTGGAGACATGGAAGGTCTGGCGCACCTCGGCGGTACCGATGACCTCTTCGATGAACTCCGGCTCCAGCAACCCTTCCATGGCCTTTTTGATGTCTTCCAGGGCGTGGTAGATAACGTCGTAAAAACGCATATCCACCTTTTCCCGCTTGGCCAGCTCCTGGATCCGGGCGTTGGGCCGCACATTGAAGCCGATGATCAGGGCATCGGAGGCGGCAGCCAGCAACACGTCGGACTCATTGACCGTGCCGGTGCCGGAGTTGAGCACCCGGACCTTGACGTTGTCGGTGGAAAGCTGTTCCAGCGAGGAACTGAAGGCCTCCAGGGTGCCCTGCACGTCGGCCCGCAGGACCACCATCAGTTCTTTGACCTCGCCTTCCTGCATCCGATCGAAGAGGTTCTCCAGCGAGATCTTGCTGTCGGTGGCCAGCTCCTTTTCCCGCAGCTTCAACTGCCGCTCGGCACTGACGTTTTTGGCCATCTTGTCGTCCCGGACCACGATAAACTCGTCACCGGCCTGGGGCACGCCGCTCAAACCCTGAATCTCAACGGGAAAGGAAGGGCCGGCCTCCTGCACCTGCTCACCCTTGTCGTTGATCAGCGAGCGGACCTTACCGGCAAACTGCCCGGCCACAAAGGCGTCGCCCACCCGCAAGGTGCCCTGCTGAACCAGCACCGTGGCCACCGGGCCGCGCCCTTTATGCAACTGGGCCTCGATCACGTGGCCCTTGGCGTGGCGTTGGGGGTCGGCTTTAAGTTCCAGCACCTCCGACTGCAATAGGATGTTGTCCAACAGGGTGTCGATGCCGATACCCTTTTTGGCCGAGGTTTCGCAGTAAATGGTATCGCCGCCCCACTCTTCGCTCATCAGCCCCAAGTCCGCCAGCTCGCGCTTAACCCGCATGGGGTCGGCATTTTCCTTATCGATTTTGTTGATGCAGACCAGAATGGGCACTTCCGCCGCCCGGGCGTGGTTGATGGCCTCCCGGGTCTGATCCATCACCGAATCGTCGGCGGCCACCACCAGCACCACGATATCGGTGACCTGGGCGCCGCGGGAACGCATTTCGGTGAAGGCCTCATGCCCCGGTGTATCCAGGAAGACCACCTCGCCCTGGGGGGCCCGCACATGATGGGCCCCGATGTGCTGGGTAATGCCCCCGGCCTCGCCGGCGGCCACATCTGATTTGCGAATGGCGTCCAGGATCGAGGTCTTGCCGTGGTCGACATGCCCCATCACGGTAACCACCGGCGGGCGGGGTTTGAGCTCGCCGCCGGTCTCTTCCTCTTCCAGGGTGAGGATGGTCTGCTCCTCGGTTTTGCCCTGCTCCACTTCGTAGCCGAATTCGGCCGCCACCAGGGCGGCGGTATCGAAATCCATGGCCTGGTTGACGGTGGCCATGACCCCCAGCCCCATCAGCTTGGCGATCACCTCGTTGGCCTTGGCCCCCATGCGGTGGGCCAGATCGCCCACCGAAATGGTTTCATAAACGGTGATTCTTTTCTTGATGGCCTTGGTTTCGGCGGCAAACTGCGGCTTGTCATGCTGCTGCTTGCGCTTGCCGCCGCCCCGGCCACCCCGGCCCAGGCGGACGCCGGCCGGCACCAGACCCAGTTCGTCGAAATCTTCGGCCACCACTTCGGCCTTGCGCTTGCGCTTGCCCGCCGCCCCTTTCTTGGCCGGACCACGATCGACCTCCGGGGTGAACTTGACAAAGCGCTTGCCCTTCTTTTTCCCGGCGGCATCATCAAAATCGGGCTCTCCGGCCGCCACGGCCGGTTTCTTGCCTTTCTCCGGCTTACGGGGCCGGGGACGCTCCTCGGGAGAGGGGGTAATGGTAATGGCCGCCCGCTTGATCACCCGGGCCAAGCCCTTGCGCTCCGGGGCTTGGGCGGGGGTGGCCGGCTCTGCCGCCGGGGCCTCTGCCGCCGCGGCGGCGGGAGCTTCAGTGGCGGGAGCAGGCGGCGGTTCCTCGGCGGCGGCCGGCGCCGGTTCGGCTGCCGCGGCGGGAGCTTCTTCTGCTGCCGTCTTCGGCGCCTTTTCCGCCTCGACCTCCGGGGCGGCCTCTGCGGCCGGAGCTTCGACAGAAGCTTTGGCGGGCCCGGCTTCCGGGGCCGCGCTTACCGGCGGGGCAACACCTTCCGCCGGAGCGGCGGGAGCCTCGGGGGCTGCGGCTGGTTGTTCCGCCTCTTCGGCGGCCGGGGCAGTGCTTTCTGCCGGAGATTCCGGGGCTGCCGGGGCCTCTTCCGCCGGTGGCTGCACCACCGCCTTGCGGCGGCGGATAATGGTGCGACGCCCCTGGTCCTGGATCCTTTTTTCCTTGGTTTCCGTCTGCAGCAGCCCAAGTTTAACGCGAATCTCCCGGGCCTCGTCCTCAGTCAGGGTGGAGCTGTGGGATTTCACCTGGTATCCATCTTCCTGCAGACGGGCTACCAGAACCTTGTTTTCCAGCCCTGCTTCTTTGGCCAACTCGTATACGCGAATTTTCTTCATTCCTAAAGCTCCCGAAGAGATTTCCCGACTCTTCGTCAACATCCCGGGGCGGGGCGGCTCAAGCGCCGCCCAATTACACCGAAACTTATATTTTCACTTCCCTATCGCTTTTTACCCAGCCGGCTAGCTTATCATGAACGCTCGCCGCTGTCATCCTCGTAAGCGTTCAGCAGCACCGCATCTTCGGGCAAGCAGCCAGGCTTACGTACAGGGACGGTTACTTATCCTCCGCCGGCTCGTCCTCGCCGGCTTGCTTTGCCGCTTCCGCCTCGGGCTTTTCTTCCTCGACCGGGGCGTTTGTTCCCGTTTCCTCTTCTTGGGGCTCCTCCTCCCGGGGCTCAACCAGGGAGGCTGCGCTTACCAAAGCTTGCGCCTCTGGTTCTTCCAGACCCAGGGTCGTGGCCACTTCTGCCGGGTCCGCCGCTGCCAGCTCGGCGGCCGATGAAATCCCGCCGTCGTAAAGCTTTTCCGCCTGTTTCTCGCTGATCCCCGCCACATCCAGCAAGGATTGGAAACCCTCTTCAATGGAACGGGAATACCTGGTCTCGCTCTTAACGTCGATCCGCCAGCCCAGCAGGGCCGAGGCCAGCCGCACGTTCTGGCCCTGGCGGCCGATGGCCAGCGACAGCTGATCGTCGGGCACCACCACCAGCAGGGTATTGTTTTCCTCGTCCACCACCACCATGGAAACCTGGGCCGGGGCCAGGGCATTGGAGACATAACGGGCCGGGTCCGGGCTCCAGGGCACAATGTCGATCTTCTCGCCCTGCAGCTCCTGCACCACATTCTGCACCCGGGACCCCTTCATGCCGACACAGGCGCCCACCGGATCGACATCGCTCTCGGTGGAGCTGACGGCGATCTTGGCCCGGGAACCGGGCTCGCGGGCCACGCCCATGACCTTGACGATGCCTTCGGCGATCTCCGGCACCTCCATGGTGAATAGCTTGGTCAAGAACTCGTTGCAGGTCCGGCTGAG
This window encodes:
- the pnp gene encoding polyribonucleotide nucleotidyltransferase yields the protein MMEKKVSIELAGRKLTIETGRLAKQAGGSVLVTYGQSVVLVTATAAREPKENIDFLPLTIEYQERFYAVGRIPGSFFRREIGRPTENETLACRIIDRPLRPLFAQGYQHETQIIATVLSADQENDPDLMAMLGASAALSVSQVPFLGPIAGVRVGMIDGQYVLNPSQEQRKNSRLDLIVAGSEKAVVMVEGGADSLSEEEVKNGIFFAHESLQPLLAMQKELQAAAGKPKLEVKPRQVDEALRQRVQELAATEMAQVITTVDKQQRGEASAMLEEKVLAALEGELAEAAGEQLPVKLQEAKGLLKELKKKMIRERITKERIRIDNRRLDEVRNITNEVGVLPRVHGSSLFTRGETQVLVSATLGSGEDEQRIESLSGMSFKPFMLHYNFPPYCVGEVRFLRGPSRRDIGHGALAERAVQAVLPDAESFPYTIRVVSEVLESNGSSSMATVCGASLSLMDAGVPMKKPVSGIAMGLIKEGDDIAILSDILGDEDHLGDMDFKVAGTEDGITALQMDIKLEGVSREIMSAALNQAREGRLHILGKMKEAIAAPRSDVPAHAPKMFSITINPDKIRDLIGPGGKVIKAITTEYGIKMDVSDDGKVKIFAPTGEIAEKVKEEVLSITAEAEVGKVYKGVVQKVMDFGAFVQILPGTDGLVHISELEHHRVNKVTDVLNEGDEVMVKVLEIDPRGKIRLSRKALLNEDKS
- the rpsO gene encoding 30S ribosomal protein S15, with amino-acid sequence MTLKTEDKQAIIADYGTHDNDTGSPEVQVALLSARISYLTEHFKINKKDHHSRRGLLKLVGQRRRLLDYVKSKDVERYRNLIQRLGIRK
- the truB gene encoding tRNA pseudouridine(55) synthase TruB, translating into MLDPGVLPVDKPAGPSSFRMVQLVRRATGIKKVGHAGTLDPFASGLLLVCIGRPATRLVDRLMVGDKEYEATVQLGVTTATHDPEGEILDRRPVTAAHFDALEAALDNFRGELWQSPPAFSAAKHQGKPLYSYARRGEMISKPPRRVLIHRLEVVSRDHRQHRVVLRVCCSKGTYIRSLAHDLGQALGCGAHLAALRRLASGDFRVEQALAGERLLEPQAAAAVAAGALPVPEVEGRLLKP
- a CDS encoding DHH family phosphoesterase — translated: MSANDRGAPGVSGHRVPQVAASETAKRTSVREPARSPQDAVPCDRLRMNTLPVMEIAAALKQARRVLVLTHIHPDGDALGSQLALGMVLRGLGKEVSLFGEAEVSHLYDFLPGANEITTELPDLDSFDCAVALDCGDAHRLGDNMTALLAIKPFLVLDHHAGHQEFGDQRWVDPHRASTGEMVYDLAVALEADISSEAAYCLYTAIVSDTGSFKYSSTTAETFRVARELVLKGVKPAEVAGKLFDNYSLARLRLFQRVLEGLSLHCNGRIAMISAPQRFFGETGAAPQDTEGFINYPRALTSVKVAAFLKEAEAGMVSVSLRSKGATYDVAKVAAMFGGGGHRNAAGFKRFNTTIEQLSGELLRALEPLVEKC
- the rbfA gene encoding 30S ribosome-binding factor RbfA, encoding MSAARRKTSLPPLPGLPARTGKRRPDRIADEIRQEVAALLVAKVQDPRVAKVTILRATVTPDLSQARLYYSVFDEAAAAEAAKGLASAKGFIRSSLAKNLALRVVPALIFEHDRSLAEQEKLERIFQEIKAGEEE
- the infB gene encoding translation initiation factor IF-2; amino-acid sequence: MKKIRVYELAKEAGLENKVLVARLQEDGYQVKSHSSTLTEDEAREIRVKLGLLQTETKEKRIQDQGRRTIIRRRKAVVQPPAEEAPAAPESPAESTAPAAEEAEQPAAAPEAPAAPAEGVAPPVSAAPEAGPAKASVEAPAAEAAPEVEAEKAPKTAAEEAPAAAAEPAPAAAEEPPPAPATEAPAAAAAEAPAAEPATPAQAPERKGLARVIKRAAITITPSPEERPRPRKPEKGKKPAVAAGEPDFDDAAGKKKGKRFVKFTPEVDRGPAKKGAAGKRKRKAEVVAEDFDELGLVPAGVRLGRGGRGGGKRKQQHDKPQFAAETKAIKKRITVYETISVGDLAHRMGAKANEVIAKLMGLGVMATVNQAMDFDTAALVAAEFGYEVEQGKTEEQTILTLEEEETGGELKPRPPVVTVMGHVDHGKTSILDAIRKSDVAAGEAGGITQHIGAHHVRAPQGEVVFLDTPGHEAFTEMRSRGAQVTDIVVLVVAADDSVMDQTREAINHARAAEVPILVCINKIDKENADPMRVKRELADLGLMSEEWGGDTIYCETSAKKGIGIDTLLDNILLQSEVLELKADPQRHAKGHVIEAQLHKGRGPVATVLVQQGTLRVGDAFVAGQFAGKVRSLINDKGEQVQEAGPSFPVEIQGLSGVPQAGDEFIVVRDDKMAKNVSAERQLKLREKELATDSKISLENLFDRMQEGEVKELMVVLRADVQGTLEAFSSSLEQLSTDNVKVRVLNSGTGTVNESDVLLAAASDALIIGFNVRPNARIQELAKREKVDMRFYDVIYHALEDIKKAMEGLLEPEFIEEVIGTAEVRQTFHVSKVGTIAGCYVTDGKAERNAQVRLLRDGVVVHTGQLSSLKRFKDDAKEVASGYECGISLRNYNDIKEGDVLEFFVMKEIQPEL
- the nusA gene encoding transcription termination factor NusA; protein product: MISELKRIIDQISRDKGINRDLLIEAIEEAVMSAAKKKYGHRREIEARYNDEYGEIELFQFRTVVDEVTDEQTEISLAEAKELDPEVEMGDELGSKMDSAADLGRIAAQSAKQVIIQKMKEAESDVVYDLFKERKGDIVNGIVQRFERGNMIVNLGRTDAILPSREQMPRKSYRQGDRIRAYLLDVRQSSKEPQLVLSRTCNEFLTKLFTMEVPEIAEGIVKVMGVAREPGSRAKIAVSSTESDVDPVGACVGMKGSRVQNVVQELQGEKIDIVPWSPDPARYVSNALAPAQVSMVVVDEENNTLLVVVPDDQLSLAIGRQGQNVRLASALLGWRIDVKSETRYSRSIEEGFQSLLDVAGISEKQAEKLYDGGISSAAELAAADPAEVATTLGLEEPEAQALVSAASLVEPREEEPQEEETGTNAPVEEEKPEAEAAKQAGEDEPAEDK